Part of the Gemmatimonadota bacterium genome, CGATATCCCAGAGGGTGTCTCCCGGTCTGACGGTGTAGGTGATGGTGTTCGATGCAGTTGCGCCGCCCTCGCCTCGGGTCGTACCGTCCCGTGCGGTGGATTCGCGGTCTGAGGCCGAAGCGCCGCCGGTCGAAGCGCCCTGTGACGCGCGGGGGAGATAGATCGTCAGCGTGCGGCCGGCGATGATATCGCCGGGATTGCTAAGCTTGTTCCAGTCCTGCAGGTTCGCCATTGATACGCCGTACCGCCTGCTGATGCTGGCAAGCGTGTCTCCCCGCCGGATACGATACGAAATGGCCCTGTGGGTCGAAGGATCCGGGGGCGGAACGACCCTGGGCTGCCGGTAGCGTATGGACCGGTTCGCCACCCGGTTCGAGGCGCCGTACAACGGGATGGTGAGGACCTGTCCGATCCTCAGGCGGTTCGGCCGGCGTATGTTGTTCTCGACGATGATATCCGCCGTCCGTACCCCGAAGCGGCGGGCGATGCGCCCCAGTGTATCGCCGCGTCTGACCCGGTAAAACGTCAGGTCGGACGGGTCGGGGCCCGGCGGCTCGACGCCGGCCCAGGCCGCGTAGGACCGGGTCGTACCCAGCGGCACCCTGAGACTATACCCCGACTCGGCCTTCCAGCGGCGCAGCTCCGGATTGAGCCGGCGCAGTTGCTCGGCCGGGATCTTCATGCCCTCGGCCACTTCCTCCAGGGCCATGGGTCTCGGAACCGGCACAGACTCGTGGATCAGCGGGAGGCCCCCCAGGGGTTCGAATCCGTAATCCTCCGGTGATTTGGAAATGATGGCCGACGCCATGACGAAGGACACGAAGGGAATCGTCTGTCCGGGTAGACTCATGTTCCACAGACTCAACCCTTCGGCCTTGCGCAGGGGCGTCGAACCGGCATGATGCGCCGCGAGCACGAGATCCCAGCTGCCCAGTTCCAGGTAAAGATCTTTGAACCGCGCCGCCGCCGCCCGCGTCGACTTCTCCGGATCGTAACGCTCGTCGATCTCGTTGTTCCGGATCAGACCGTACCGTTCCGCGTCCTCCCAAGTAAACTGCCACAGGCCGGCGCGTCCTTCCGGCGAGCGCGCACGGGGATCGAAACCGCTTCCGACCATGGCGATGTAAATCAGGTCGCCGGGCAATCCCGACCTGGAGAGGATCGACTCGATCATGGCCCGGTATCTGTTCGTCCGGCCCAACCAGAGAGCGAACGCATTGAACGCGTCGTTTCGCAGGATGTAAATCGCCTTTTTGACCCGTTCGTTGTAACTGATGGGCACGTCGAATCGACCGAAATCGGGCCAGGGCGGTTCCGGCGCGGCAGCGCGGTCCGATCCTTCCAGGAAAGGTGCGAGAAGAGCAAACCCGGCAGCGTCGTTCCGCTCTTCGACGTACGGATCGGTCGATGCGCCCGGATCTGTCGTTGACGGATCGGCCGTTGAATCTGCATTCGCCGTGGATGCTTCGGTTTTTAACGCAGATTCGGGAACACGATTCGCAGACGTAATCGAATCAACCGCATTCGCGGATGAAAAATAAAAAACCGGCGCTGGGTTCGGAACGGCGCCGGTCGGCTCATCTTCGAACGTACGGGGCCCCGCATAGAGAAAGGAAGGCAGCAGGACCAGGAAAGACAGACAGATCGGCAGCCGCCTTACATAGCAGAAGCAGCCTTTAGTCGGTATACTGCGAATGACTGTGCAGGTGGTACTGAGCATAGCGAGCGCTGTATACGAAATGCCGACTGTGTATAACGATCTTCACGTCTCGACGGGTTTGGCCTGTATCTCGGTCGATCCAACAGAGACTGGCATTCATGGCAAGGTTGTCACCGTCGAGTAATGGAGCTGAGCGGGATCGAACCGCTGACCTCATGAATGCCATTCATGCGCTCTCCCAGCTGAGCTACAGCCCCGAACGACGGTCAAGATAGGAACACACCCACAGGGTGTCAAGTGAAAACAGGACCGCCTGGTGATACTTCCGCGGGCGGCTCAAGACCTGTTTCATCCTGTCAGCACGGAATTGGCTTGTAACGACCGTGTCCGGCACTTAAAGTCTCTACTGACGGAAAACCAACTGGACGGGATCCGGTTCTATGACTTGTGTCCGCTCGACCTGTCGGAGGCCGGGCAGCCGCTGGCGGAAGATTAATGCGGAAGATCAACAAGGAAAAGACGGGAGCGGCAATAAATCGCCTGAAGATCAGCGAAAGGCCAGCCATGTCCGATGTAAAAACCAGCGTGAGCCATCCACTTCGCATCGACTGCTTGCGACCGAAGGAGAGTTTCGGCCGCATCGGCATCACCCTGTGTCCCGGCAAGACGGATCCCCGGGGGGTCGCGGGTAACTGGGCGCGCGACCTGGACCTGGATCTCGATGCAGTCGCAGCATGGGGTGCGACAGCGGTCGCCAGCCTGATCACACAAGAGGAGATACATGATCTGAAAGTAGCCGGTCTTTCCAGGGCGGTCGCGGATCGTCACATGGAGTGGTGGCACCTGCCGATTCCGGACGGACAGCCACCGGGCGCCGATTTCGAGCAGGCATGGCGCGTCGCGGGACCGGCCATCAGGGACCGGCTCCGGCTCGGTTTCGACGTCCTCGTCCATTGCAAGGGAGGACTCGGCCGCGCGGGCACTCTGGCCGCCCGCCTCCTCGTGGAATTCGGGGAAAGCCCGTCCGAAGCGAAGCGCCGTGTTCGAGAAGCCCGTTCCCCCTACGCGATCGAAACCTTGAGTCAGGAGCGATACGTAGAAAGGTGCGCGGCAGCGACGGAGCCGCTGCCTTCCACGACGGCGAAGAGCATCCAGGACCGTGCAATCGGGACTCTTCTCGGTCTCGCGGTGGGAGACGCGGTGGGCACGACACTCGAATTCCGGCCGCGCGACGCACAGGCGCGGGTGGAAGATATGGTAGGGGGAGGCCCTTTCGATCTGCCCGCCGGATCGTGGACGGACGACACAACCATGGCGCTGGCCCTTGCCGATAGCCTGGCCGCGTCGGAAACGATCGACTGCCGGGACCTGATGGACCGTTTCGTCAGCTGGTGGCGGCACGGCGAATACTCCTGCACGGAAAGCTGCTTCGACATCGGAAACACCACCAGGGCGTCGCTTGCCCGGTATGAGCGAACCGGCGATCCAATCGCCGGTTCGACCGACTCGCGCAGCGCGGGCAACGGTTCGCTGATGCGACTCGCCCCGGTCGCCCTGCGCTTCTGGGACGACCGCGGCTTGCTCGACGCCACCGCGGCCGAACAGTCCCGTACCACCCACGCCGCCGAGGATGCG contains:
- a CDS encoding LysM peptidoglycan-binding domain-containing protein, encoding MPISYNERVKKAIYILRNDAFNAFALWLGRTNRYRAMIESILSRSGLPGDLIYIAMVGSGFDPRARSPEGRAGLWQFTWEDAERYGLIRNNEIDERYDPEKSTRAAAARFKDLYLELGSWDLVLAAHHAGSTPLRKAEGLSLWNMSLPGQTIPFVSFVMASAIISKSPEDYGFEPLGGLPLIHESVPVPRPMALEEVAEGMKIPAEQLRRLNPELRRWKAESGYSLRVPLGTTRSYAAWAGVEPPGPDPSDLTFYRVRRGDTLGRIARRFGVRTADIIVENNIRRPNRLRIGQVLTIPLYGASNRVANRSIRYRQPRVVPPPDPSTHRAISYRIRRGDTLASISRRYGVSMANLQDWNKLSNPGDIIAGRTLTIYLPRASQGASTGGASASDRESTARDGTTRGEGGATASNTITYTVRPGDTLWDIARAHNVTVSALRRANGLNRRGAIHPGDRLRIDLPDSR
- a CDS encoding ADP-ribosylglycohydrolase family protein, whose product is MRKINKEKTGAAINRLKISERPAMSDVKTSVSHPLRIDCLRPKESFGRIGITLCPGKTDPRGVAGNWARDLDLDLDAVAAWGATAVASLITQEEIHDLKVAGLSRAVADRHMEWWHLPIPDGQPPGADFEQAWRVAGPAIRDRLRLGFDVLVHCKGGLGRAGTLAARLLVEFGESPSEAKRRVREARSPYAIETLSQERYVERCAAATEPLPSTTAKSIQDRAIGTLLGLAVGDAVGTTLEFRPRDAQARVEDMVGGGPFDLPAGSWTDDTTMALALADSLAASETIDCRDLMDRFVSWWRHGEYSCTESCFDIGNTTRASLARYERTGDPIAGSTDSRSAGNGSLMRLAPVALRFWDDRGLLDATAAEQSRTTHAAEDAVDACRAFAELLADAIAGSPRTDLLAPRHIDGAPAVQRILGGSWRGRPRDEISSSGYVINTLEAAIWSVARTADFRAAILLAANLADDADTVAAVTGQLAGALYGLSGIPRDWLDRLAWKDRLMDVTHRLSSRNALSSRNA